Proteins encoded together in one Triticum dicoccoides isolate Atlit2015 ecotype Zavitan chromosome 7B, WEW_v2.0, whole genome shotgun sequence window:
- the LOC119341873 gene encoding adenine DNA glycosylase-like — protein MAKSPTATTSRRSTRKPRARSAAVPPSADIEDLAPSGVLAGPTSAAPALSSELLRWYDAHRRDLPWRFSAAPGREGREKRAYAVWVSEVMLQQTRVPVVIDYYSRWMARWPTVETLAAATQEEVNEMWAGLGYYRRARFLLEGAKQIAEKGEFPSTASTLRQVRGIGDYTAGAIASIAFNEVTPLVDGNVVRVISRLFAIADNPKESSTIKRFWELAGQLVDPSRPGDFNQAMMELGATLCSKTKPDCSKCPVSSHCQALALSRENPLVGVTDYPRVVPKAKPRRDFAAVCVVQIAQGLKEEMAEGKCNLFLLIKRPEEGLLAGLWEFPSVLVDECKTDPLNRRKEMDRYLKQLVDIDVEQESNLVLREDVGQHVHIFSHIRLTMHVELMVIKIKGDVGQVCNKGQGSTKLKLVDESSIDSMGLTSGIRKVHNMVKAFKEKKLLEQSQMPTKKRSRRQKQ, from the exons ATGGCCAAGAGCCCCACGGCAACCACCAGCCGGCGGTCCACCAGAAAACCGCGGGCCCGCTCCGCTGCCGTGCCCCCCTCGGCGGACATCGAGGACCTGGCGCCGTCGGGTGTCCTGGCGGGGCCCACCTCGGCGGCGCCCGCGCTGAGCTCAGAGTTGCTTCGGTGGTATGACGCGCACCGGCGCGACCTTCCGTGGCGATTCTCCGCGGCGCCGGGGCGCGAGGGCAGAGAGAAGAGGGCGTATGCGGTGTGGGTGTCGGAGGTGATGCTGCAGCAGACGAGGGTGCCCGTCGTCATCGATTACTACTCCCGGTGGATGGCGCGGTGGCCCACCGTGGAGACCCTCGCCGCCGCCACGCAGGAG GAGGTGAATGAGATGTGGGCCGGTCTTGGGTACTACCGgagggcacggtttcttctggag GGAGCAAAGCAGATTGCGGAAAAGGGGGAATTCCCTAGCACAGCATCAACACTTCGTCAGGTTCGCGGCATTGGGGATTACACAGCAGGCGCCATTGCCTCCATAGCCTTCAATGAG GTCACCCCACTTGTGGATGGAAATGTTGTACGTGTTATCAGCAGACTCTTTGCAATTGCTGATAACCCAAAAGAATCGTCAACAATAAAGAGATTCTG GGAGCTTGCTGGTCAACTGGTCGATCCATCAAGGCCAGGAGACTTCAACCAAGCAATGATGGAACTAGGAGCAACATTGTGCAGCAAGACCAAGCCTGATTGCTCCAAGTGCCCTGTCTCTAGCCACTGCCAAGCGCTTGCGCTTTCCCGTGAAAATCCATTGGTTGGAGTTACAGACTACCCACGGGTGGTCCCCAAAGCTAAACCGCGTCGTGATTTCGCTGCTGTTTGTGTTGTTCAAATTGCACAAGGCTTGAAGGAAGAGATGGCAGAAGGCAAATGTAATCTCTTTCTCTTGATAAAGAGGCCAGAAGAGGGGCTGCTTGCAGGGCTCTGGGAGTTCCCATCGGTTCTTGTAGACGAATGCAAGACCGATCCGCTAAACAGGAGAAAAGAGATGGATAGGTATTTGAAGCAGTTGGTTGACATAGATGTTGAACAGGAATCCAATCTGGTCCTCAGGGAGGATGTTGGTCAGCATGTTCACATTTTCTCCCACATTCGCTTGACGATGCATGTGGAGCTGATGGTTATCAAGATCAAAG GTGATGTGGGTCAAGTATGCAACAAGGGACAAGGTAGCACGAAACTGAAACTTGTCGATGAAAGTTCAATCGATTCCATGGGCTTGACATCGGGAATTCGGAAG GTTCACAATATGGTGAAGGCTTTCAAGGAGAAAAAACTATTGGAGCAAAGCCAAATGCCCACGAAGAAAAGGAGCAGACGTCAAAAGCAGTAA